In Chlorogloeopsis sp. ULAP01, the following proteins share a genomic window:
- a CDS encoding Crp/Fnr family transcriptional regulator → MLTTVERLLFVRRVPIFKELRDDFIVRLASVMDELEFPTNYTIFQAGDEGRSLYIVVSGKVKVHIGNQQLAVFPKGESFGEMSVFDAQPRSASATTLEACECLELTQEQLYEAIDETPEIAVNIIGILSRRIRELNEKINAIAAKN, encoded by the coding sequence ATGCTAACTACCGTTGAACGCTTATTATTTGTCCGTAGAGTACCGATTTTTAAAGAATTACGCGATGATTTTATTGTTCGATTGGCTTCAGTCATGGATGAGTTAGAATTTCCAACAAACTATACTATTTTTCAAGCAGGGGATGAAGGACGATCGCTTTATATTGTCGTTTCTGGTAAAGTCAAAGTTCATATTGGCAACCAACAGCTAGCAGTTTTTCCCAAAGGTGAATCTTTTGGTGAAATGTCAGTTTTTGATGCTCAACCGCGTTCTGCTTCAGCAACAACTTTAGAAGCTTGTGAATGTTTGGAACTAACACAAGAGCAACTTTACGAAGCTATTGATGAAACACCAGAAATTGCCGTGAATATTATTGGGATTTTGTCTCGTCGGATTCGAGAACTGAATGAAAAAATTAATGCGATCGCAGCAAAAAATTAG